From the genome of Ananas comosus cultivar F153 linkage group 16, ASM154086v1, whole genome shotgun sequence, one region includes:
- the LOC109722010 gene encoding putative transcription factor bHLH041 isoform X2 — protein sequence METGWYYSSEGSDMDFSQTLSDGYWGSFCSIDNGLTLHCNENGGANSMNLGADQEQMQLYQMNMQTDNKQLAEEEEAATATAAAADEDLVYEKRKPSSSSSSKKSSFYFPTPSFDLDPSKAKLITPTPHSSITAMRSHNQNLNPKFPTLERDGDADDVAIMRAMVVVISSTSSSSSPSSPSVLSNPPSQDYFPTTQSQRRGNGKIGAFKRYSRSDLTAKSEAEDNCNYGQSMMKRSILMLRRLSSFEGRSRESKSTSNQLHHVISERRRREKLNASFEALRMQLPPGTKKDKTSVLINTKNYVNTLRSQISELKEKNRRLETCLMITDEGKEASHGLNGRAQVRLIKCSSPTTSELQQINLTITLRVECDIIELVLHILECLKVIRSINLISVDAYTYSPQMNLFAKASIKFGIKDCDWDEALFHEAMTRAVDDVILNTATPIISELSRLF from the exons ATGGAAACTGGGTGGTACTACTCTTCCGAGGGCAGTGACATGGACTTCTCCCAGACACTCTCTGATGGCTACTGGGGATCCTTCTGCAGTATTGataatgg ATTAACATTGCACTGCAACGAGAATGGTGGTGCAAATTCCATGAATTTAGGCGCAGATCAAGAACAAATGCAGCTTTATCAG ATGAACATGCAAACGGACAATAAACAACttgcagaagaagaagaagcagcaacagcaacagcagcagcagcagacgaAGACTTAGTCTACGAGAAGAGAAAGCCCTCATCATCCTCATCATCCAAGAAATCATCCTTCTATTTCCCAACTCCCTCTTTCGATCTCGATCCGTCGAAGGCGAAGCTCATCACTCCCACTCCACACAGCAGCATCACCGCCATGAGATCTCACAACCAAAACCTCAATCCTAAATTCCCAACTCTGGAGAGAGATGGCGATGCCGACGACGTCGCGATCATGAGGGCGATGGTCGTCGTCATCTCCTCGACTTCCTCGTCCTCGTCTCCGTCCTCCCCCTCGGTCTTGTCCAACCCGCCATCGCAGGACTACTTCCCAACCACGCAATCGCAGCGACGAGGAAACGGCAAAATTGGAGCCTTTAAACGTTACAGTAGATCAGATCTCACCGCGAAATCGGAAGCTGAGGATAATTGTAATTATGGTCAGAGCATGATGAAGAGGTCTATCCTTATGCTGAGGAGGTTGAGCTCCTTCGAGGGCCGATCGCGGGAGTCGAAATCGACCAGTAACCAGTTGCACCATGTGATATCGGAGCGGCGAAGGAGAGAGAAGCTAAATGCAAGCTTTGAGGCGCTAAGGATGCAGCTTCCTCCAGGAACTAAG AAGGACAAAACTTCGGTGCTCATCAACACAAAGAACTATGTAAACACGCTTCGATCGCAAATCTCCGAGCTCAAAGAAAAGAATCGAAGATTAGAGACGTGTCTTATGATCACAGATGAGGGTAAAGAAGCTAGTCATGGATTAAATGGAAGGGCTCAAGTTCGACTGATCAAGTGCTCGTCTCCGACGACGTCGGAACTGCAACAAATTAACCTGACAATAACACTCAGGGTGGAGTGTGATATCATTGAGCTGGTTCTCCACATTCTTGAATGCCTCAAAGTGATTAGATCTATCAACTTGATATCAGTGGATGCGTACACTTATTCTCCTCAGATGAATTTATTCGCGAAAGCGAGCATAAAGTTTGGGATTAAg GACTGTGACTGGGACGAGGCACTCTTCCACGAGGCGATGACCAGGGCTGTTGATGACGTCATACTTAACACCGCCACCCCCATTATCTCAGAACTCAGCCGCCTCTTCTGA
- the LOC109722010 gene encoding putative transcription factor bHLH041 isoform X1: METGWYYSSEGSDMDFSQTLSDGYWGSFCSIDNGAFSRLTLHCNENGGANSMNLGADQEQMQLYQMNMQTDNKQLAEEEEAATATAAAADEDLVYEKRKPSSSSSSKKSSFYFPTPSFDLDPSKAKLITPTPHSSITAMRSHNQNLNPKFPTLERDGDADDVAIMRAMVVVISSTSSSSSPSSPSVLSNPPSQDYFPTTQSQRRGNGKIGAFKRYSRSDLTAKSEAEDNCNYGQSMMKRSILMLRRLSSFEGRSRESKSTSNQLHHVISERRRREKLNASFEALRMQLPPGTKKDKTSVLINTKNYVNTLRSQISELKEKNRRLETCLMITDEGKEASHGLNGRAQVRLIKCSSPTTSELQQINLTITLRVECDIIELVLHILECLKVIRSINLISVDAYTYSPQMNLFAKASIKFGIKDCDWDEALFHEAMTRAVDDVILNTATPIISELSRLF; this comes from the exons ATGGAAACTGGGTGGTACTACTCTTCCGAGGGCAGTGACATGGACTTCTCCCAGACACTCTCTGATGGCTACTGGGGATCCTTCTGCAGTATTGataatgg TGCTTTTTCTAGATTAACATTGCACTGCAACGAGAATGGTGGTGCAAATTCCATGAATTTAGGCGCAGATCAAGAACAAATGCAGCTTTATCAG ATGAACATGCAAACGGACAATAAACAACttgcagaagaagaagaagcagcaacagcaacagcagcagcagcagacgaAGACTTAGTCTACGAGAAGAGAAAGCCCTCATCATCCTCATCATCCAAGAAATCATCCTTCTATTTCCCAACTCCCTCTTTCGATCTCGATCCGTCGAAGGCGAAGCTCATCACTCCCACTCCACACAGCAGCATCACCGCCATGAGATCTCACAACCAAAACCTCAATCCTAAATTCCCAACTCTGGAGAGAGATGGCGATGCCGACGACGTCGCGATCATGAGGGCGATGGTCGTCGTCATCTCCTCGACTTCCTCGTCCTCGTCTCCGTCCTCCCCCTCGGTCTTGTCCAACCCGCCATCGCAGGACTACTTCCCAACCACGCAATCGCAGCGACGAGGAAACGGCAAAATTGGAGCCTTTAAACGTTACAGTAGATCAGATCTCACCGCGAAATCGGAAGCTGAGGATAATTGTAATTATGGTCAGAGCATGATGAAGAGGTCTATCCTTATGCTGAGGAGGTTGAGCTCCTTCGAGGGCCGATCGCGGGAGTCGAAATCGACCAGTAACCAGTTGCACCATGTGATATCGGAGCGGCGAAGGAGAGAGAAGCTAAATGCAAGCTTTGAGGCGCTAAGGATGCAGCTTCCTCCAGGAACTAAG AAGGACAAAACTTCGGTGCTCATCAACACAAAGAACTATGTAAACACGCTTCGATCGCAAATCTCCGAGCTCAAAGAAAAGAATCGAAGATTAGAGACGTGTCTTATGATCACAGATGAGGGTAAAGAAGCTAGTCATGGATTAAATGGAAGGGCTCAAGTTCGACTGATCAAGTGCTCGTCTCCGACGACGTCGGAACTGCAACAAATTAACCTGACAATAACACTCAGGGTGGAGTGTGATATCATTGAGCTGGTTCTCCACATTCTTGAATGCCTCAAAGTGATTAGATCTATCAACTTGATATCAGTGGATGCGTACACTTATTCTCCTCAGATGAATTTATTCGCGAAAGCGAGCATAAAGTTTGGGATTAAg GACTGTGACTGGGACGAGGCACTCTTCCACGAGGCGATGACCAGGGCTGTTGATGACGTCATACTTAACACCGCCACCCCCATTATCTCAGAACTCAGCCGCCTCTTCTGA
- the LOC109722278 gene encoding CRM-domain containing factor CFM3, chloroplastic/mitochondrial-like, with product MAFPSPLPWNPPLHLRPPPSPSSSPLFSSYPLLPAPQRHSVLSYRSNPHRIDAYISFHALQNPNEEDYYPQSQSQSATSEATAKEMKTKKKKKKKKLRPNFYDQTLERWSVKISSQRSRFPWQEKRSEEEENGSSFPIPISHSSFDLLEDSSATGKSIDPTLASATKFRSSRLDSESKSRLDLIAEKLNENIGDTNDDLKLSSERTSLRSMDENPKNANPVDTYLGIRSTHAPWVHGAKLRQTHLDSEDETEKGLADLGFEREEETRGGLLLNGNRNALLGQSKSNRMLDVDRTDCVDKYKRKSSLITEGFNVSPRDDVNNSIKHYQDSETTSHVRSGGHHYNVGSQQRSTSEIVEKLRNSMHIKKLPNKDNGVPIDKSGEGYGSDSDQNIAEFMGPDSLPWGRKRDSSGGEHIGSRKSNTELAERTIPENELRRLRYAALRMKERMKVGPAGVTEAVVESIHEKWREAEVVKLRFEGAPSLNMKRTHEILENKTGGLVIWRSGRSLVLFRGMSYELPCVQSYPKVANTESNPKYTHSTVDCTDNVDGNKMESCSISSISDAKPTMAFLNPYKGFTDTSKIDSLLDELGPRFKDWSGRMPVPVDADLLPSVVPGYKPPFRLLPYKTKRALGNRDMTYLRRLARTMPPHFALGRYKLHQGLASAMVKLWEKSTIAKIAIKRGIPNTSNERMAEEIKKLTGGTLLSRNKEYIVFYRGNDFIMPSIRDVLIEKQQLATVQQDEEELARLKASASLMSKAKASKGPLVAGTLKETVEANSRWGNPLSSKAREKMKKELTLAKHASLVRFLERKLVFAKAKVAKAEKALAKVQEYLTPAELPTDLETVTDEERFLFRKMGLKMRAFLLVGKRGVFDGTVQNMHLNWKHRELVKILVNGKNFAQVKHLAISLEAESGGVLISVDKTTKGYAIIVYRGKNYQRPQTLKPRNLLTRRQALARSIELQRREALNHHISNLRERIEMLKSQLDQMKADKDFEDKDLILRVDDALLEDDNVEVEGEEAYLETYSSGDEEDDAAFTDMA from the exons ATGGCGTTCCCCTCCCCACTCCCATGGAACCCTCCTCTTCATCTTCGTCCTcctccatctccctcctcctctcctctcttctcctcgTATCCTCTCCTCCCTGCGCCACAAAGGCACAGTGTTCTCTCCTATCGCTCCAATCCTCACAGAATCGACGCGTATATCTCCTTCCACgctctccaaaaccctaacgAAGAGGATTACTACCCACAATCCCAATCGCAATCCGCTACATCCGAGGCCACGGCTAAGGAGatgaagacgaagaagaagaagaagaagaagaagcttcggCCTAACTTCTATGACCAAACCTTAGAGCGGTGGTCCGTGAAGATCTCTTCTCAACGGTCGCGATTCCCGTGGCAGGAGAAGAGgtcggaagaggaggagaacgGTAGCTCATTTCCCATTCCAATTTCTCATTCGTCCTTTGATTTGTTGGAGGATTCCTCTGCTACAGGTAAATCCATCGACCCCACGTTAGCATCTGCAACTAAATTTAGGAGTAGTCGATTGGATTCCGAATCAAAGAGTCGGTTGGATTTGATAGCGGAAAAATTGAATGAGAATATTGGTGATACGAATGATGATCTTAAATTGAGCTCTGAGAGGACCTCTCTGCGTTCCATGGATGAAAATCCTAAGAATGCTAACCCTGTGGATACTTATTTGGGGATTCGCTCGACGCATGCTCCTTGGGTCCATGGAGCTAAACTTAGACAAACCCATTTGGATTCCGAGGATGAAACTGAGAAGGGATTAGCTGATTTAGGGTttgaaagagaggaagagacaCGGGGAGGCCTTTTGCTGAATGGAAACCGAAATGCCCTTTTGGGACAAAGCAAGTCTAATCGGATGTTGGATGTCGACAGAACTGATTGTGTAGATAAATACAAGAGGAAGAGCTCACTGATCACTGAAGGGTTCAATGTTTCTCCAAGAGATGATGTAAATAATTCCATTAAACACTATCAGGATTCTGAAACGACCAGTCATGTTCGATCAGGAGGTCATCATTATAATGTAGGAAGTCAGCAGCGCAGTACTAGTGAGATAGTGGAGAAGCTTAGGAATTCGATGCACATAAAGAAGCTACCCAATAAAGATAATGGCGTTCCAATTGATAAATCTGGTGAGGGGTATGGTTCTGATTCTGACCAGAATATCGCTGAGTTCATGGGTCCAGATTCATTGCCATGGGGAAGGAAGAGAGATTCTAGTGGCGGGGAACATATTGGTAGTAGGAAGAGCAACACTGAACTGGCAGAGAGAACCATCCCAGAGAATGAGCTGCGAAGGCTTAGGTATGCTGCATTAAGGATGAAAGAGAGGATGAAGGTGGGACCTGCAGGCGTTACAGAGGCTGTGGTAGAGAGCATACATGAGAAGTGGAGGGAAGCTGAGGTGGTTAAATTGCGGTTTGAAGGTGCACCGAGTCTGAACATGAAGAGGACACATGAGATTTTAGAG AATAAAACTGGAGGTCTTGTGATTTGGAGATCTGGAAGATCACTTGTGTTATTTAGGGGAATGAGCTATGAACTTCCTTGTGTGCAATCATACCCTAAAGTAGCTAATACTGAGTCTAATCCCAAATACACTCATTCCACAGTTGATTGTACAGATAATGTTGATGGGAATAAGATGGAGTCATGTAGCATTTCAAGTATCTCTGATGCCAAGCCTACTATGGCTTTTCTGAATCCTTATAAGGGATTTACAGATACATCTAAAATCGACAGTTTGTTGGATGAGTTGGGCCCAAGATTCAAGGATTGGTCGGGCCGAATGCCAGTTCCTGTTGACGCTGACTTGCTTCCTAGCGTAGTTCCTGGTTACAAACCACCATTCAGGCTACTTCCATACAAGACTAAACGAGCTCTAGGAAATAGGGACATGACTTATCTGCGTAGACTGGCCAGAACAATGCCTCCTCACTTCGCTCTAG GAAGATACAAGCTGCACCAAGGCTTAGCTAGTGCTATGGTGAAGTTATGGGAAAAAAGTACTATTGCAAAGATAGCTATAAAGCGCGGCATACCAAATACATCTAACGAGAGAATGGCAGAAGAAATCAAG AAATTGACAGGGGGAACACTTCTTTCTAGGAACAAAGAATATATTGTATTCTACAGGGGAAATGACTTCATAATGCCCTCAATCCGTGATGTGTTGATAGAGAAACAACAGCTAGCCACTGTACAACAGGATGAGGAAGAGTTAGCTCGGTTGAAAGCATCAGCTTCTCTTATGTCGAAAGCGAAAGCTTCAAAGGGTCCATTAGTCGCCGGTACTCTTAAAGAAACTGTTGAAGCAAATTCTCGGTGGGGAAACCCATTAAGCAGCAAAGCAAGGGAAAAAATGAAGAAGGAATTGACACTAGCAAAACATGCATCTCTAGTGAGATTCCTTGAGAGAAAACTAGTCTTT GCAAAAGCAAAGGTTGCAAAAGCAGAGAAAGCTTTGGCCAAAGTGCAAGAATACTTAACTCCAGCAGAGCTTCCAACTGATTTAGAAACTGTTACTGATGAGGAGCGTTTCTTATTTCGCAAGATGGGCCTCAAGATGAGAGCCTTTTTACTAGTTG GGAAGAGAGGGGTTTTTGATGGAACAGTACAAAACATGCACCTAAACTGGAAGCATAGAGAGCTAGTCAAAATTCTTGTGAATGGAAAAAACTTTGCGCAAGTAAAGCATCTAGCAATCTCTCTTGAGGCTGAGAGTGGGGGTGTGTTGATTTCGGTTGATAAAACTACCAAAGGTTATGCAATCATTGTTTACCGTGGAAAGAACTATCAGCGTCCGCAGACTTTGAAGCCCAGGAATCTGTTGACAAGGAGACAGGCCTTAGCACGCTCTATAGAACTGCAGAGACGGGAG GCATTAAATCATCATATTTCAAATTTGCGGGAACGAATTGAGATGCTGAAGTCTCAGCTA GATCAGATGAAGGCTGATAAGGATTTTGAGGATAAAGACTTAATTTTGCGAGTTGATGACGCTTTATTGGAAGATGATAACGTTGAG GTTGAAGGTGAAGAGGCCTATCTGGAAACATATAGCAGCGGAGACGAGGAAGATGATGCTGCTTTCACAGATATGGCTTAG